In Candidatus Methylomirabilota bacterium, a genomic segment contains:
- a CDS encoding cupin domain-containing protein codes for MDSTTTIPAGKLAHATPATAPFVAGRRTFLKYQDLGVTAASSGRMRAQVMSATQGMTKPTGWHYHVCEGQFVYVLKGWVDLSFEDGQTLRVQEGESLYIPGGLRHNETATSETLEILEVSVPADMGTVPVDPPEGMPA; via the coding sequence ATGGACAGCACGACCACGATCCCCGCCGGCAAGCTCGCGCACGCCACGCCCGCCACTGCGCCCTTCGTCGCGGGGCGGCGCACCTTCCTCAAGTATCAGGATCTGGGCGTGACCGCCGCCAGCAGCGGGCGCATGCGCGCGCAGGTGATGAGCGCGACCCAGGGCATGACCAAGCCTACCGGCTGGCACTACCACGTGTGCGAGGGCCAGTTCGTCTACGTGCTCAAGGGCTGGGTCGATCTCTCGTTCGAGGACGGCCAGACGCTGCGGGTGCAGGAGGGCGAGTCGCTCTACATCCCCGGAGGCCTGCGCCACAACGAGACCGCCACCTCCGAGACGCTCGAGATCCTCGAGGTCTCCGTGCCCGCCGACATGGGCACGGTGCCCGTGGACCCGCCGGAGGGGATGCCGGCCTAG
- a CDS encoding PPOX class F420-dependent oxidoreductase: MAETLSAEAKALIDRPNFAHLSTLMPDGSPLSTPVWVAREGDRLIVCTSEGSLKGRNTKRDPRVALSIVDFGNPYEEIQLRGRVVERRPDPDLKTMDPVSHKYIGKPFPMRSYEGRVALVVQVDKAKYTKLPFEHTPPKR, encoded by the coding sequence ATGGCCGAGACGCTGTCCGCCGAAGCGAAGGCGCTGATCGACCGTCCCAATTTCGCTCATCTCTCCACGCTGATGCCCGACGGCTCGCCGCTGAGCACGCCGGTGTGGGTAGCGCGCGAGGGCGATCGCCTGATCGTCTGCACCAGCGAGGGCTCGTTGAAGGGACGCAACACCAAGCGCGATCCTCGCGTGGCCCTCTCCATCGTGGACTTCGGCAACCCCTACGAGGAGATCCAGCTCCGCGGACGGGTGGTCGAGCGCCGGCCCGACCCCGACCTTAAGACCATGGATCCGGTGTCGCACAAGTACATCGGCAAGCCGTTCCCGATGCGGAGCTACGAGGGCCGCGTGGCGCTGGTGGTCCAGGTGGACAAGGCGAAGTACACGAAGCTGCCGTTCGAGCACACGCCGCCCAAGCGCTGA
- a CDS encoding DUF3047 domain-containing protein gives MLSRRALLITSTLAALARPLARMGPAAAAPSTVEDWSGATLGAHGVPPGWEKYETPHGHPAYDFTVVEDEGRRALTLRSAGDHSTIAHALHVDLAVTPILTWAWRVVSLPRGADLRERATSDATGHIFVIWPRFPALLRSRLLGYVWDPALPTGTIVKSTKTGTVTFVVARSGETGLGRWTDERHDVVADYRRIFGEAPEAPGAIALSIDTNDTRTSAEARFGRIAFTA, from the coding sequence ATGCTCTCGCGGCGCGCGCTGCTCATCACGTCGACGTTGGCTGCCTTGGCGCGCCCCCTCGCGCGCATGGGGCCGGCCGCGGCCGCCCCCTCCACCGTCGAGGACTGGAGCGGGGCGACCCTTGGGGCCCACGGCGTGCCGCCGGGCTGGGAGAAGTACGAGACGCCACACGGCCACCCCGCCTACGACTTCACCGTGGTGGAGGACGAGGGTCGCCGCGCCCTGACGCTCCGCAGCGCGGGCGACCACTCCACGATCGCCCACGCGCTGCACGTGGACCTCGCGGTGACGCCGATCCTCACCTGGGCGTGGAGGGTCGTGAGCCTGCCCCGGGGCGCCGATCTCCGCGAGCGCGCGACCTCGGACGCCACCGGTCACATCTTCGTGATCTGGCCGCGCTTCCCCGCCCTGCTGCGCTCGCGCCTCCTGGGCTACGTGTGGGACCCGGCGCTGCCCACCGGCACGATCGTGAAAAGCACCAAGACCGGCACGGTGACCTTCGTGGTGGCGCGATCCGGCGAGACCGGGCTCGGCCGCTGGACGGACGAGCGTCACGACGTGGTGGCGGACTACCGGCGGATCTTCGGCGAGGCGCCGGAGGCGCCCGGCGCCATTGCGCTATCCATCGACACCAACGACACGCGCACGAGCGCCGAGGCCCGGTTCGGGCGCATCGCCTTCACCGCCTAG
- a CDS encoding ATP-dependent Clp protease proteolytic subunit — MGLGEWLDAQLFERRIVTLTGPLDDGAATRAAGALTALDADGVEPIELHLDSPDGALGAAFLVIDTVGLLRAPVRVRCRGQVGGPAIGILAAAERRMAGAHARFRLAQPTARFTGTPAELESRNREQQDLLWRLYALVGRRCHRPAEEVAEDMRRGRYLDAAEALAYGLLDEVV, encoded by the coding sequence ATGGGCCTCGGGGAATGGCTCGACGCGCAGCTGTTCGAGCGGCGCATCGTGACGCTGACGGGCCCGCTCGACGACGGCGCGGCGACCCGGGCCGCGGGGGCGCTGACCGCGCTGGACGCCGACGGCGTCGAGCCCATCGAGCTCCACCTCGACAGTCCCGACGGTGCGCTCGGGGCGGCCTTCCTCGTGATCGACACGGTCGGCCTGCTGCGGGCCCCCGTCCGCGTCCGCTGCCGCGGCCAGGTCGGCGGCCCTGCCATCGGGATCCTGGCCGCCGCCGAGCGGCGGATGGCGGGGGCGCACGCTCGCTTCCGCCTCGCCCAACCCACCGCGCGCTTCACGGGGACGCCGGCGGAGCTCGAATCACGGAACCGGGAGCAGCAGGACCTCCTCTGGCGGCTGTACGCCCTGGTCGGCCGGCGGTGCCACCGCCCTGCCGAGGAGGTGGCCGAGGACATGCGCCGCGGGCGCTACCTGGATGCGGCCGAGGCCCTCGCCTATGGCCTCCTCGACGAGGTGGTTTGA